The segment CAGTCATCTATCAATCGATACACAGGATTAGTTCCAATATCATTACTTATCCAGAGTAATTGGTATCTAAGATCAGTTTGGTCAATGTATGTATTCTCTTCTTGTATATAATCAATCAATTCCCTTATCTTCTAATATCTGCTAGTTTCTTTTATTAACTTTCCCTATTATTCTTGTATTATTGTTAGTTAATCCAGCTGGATGGAAAGAATGTTATTAATGCAGTAGTATAGCCATTAGATCATAGCAGATGTGACACTAAAGTTGTTAAATTAAAACAAGTATATAGATTTATTgtttaaaaagtgaaaagaaaattgtATTTAAACAGTTAGGATTTTAGAAGTATTTATACCATTACaacttttccttttttactaactTCCTTATATTACCCTTGATTAATTCCAGTCTGTAAAACCTCTTGTTAATACCATTACCCGCCTGAGTGAGCCGAAAACTGTTGTGTTGTGTAGTTATGAAGAAAGAACAACGGGAAAATATCCCGAACTTCAGCGTGACTTCTTTAAGGTAAGTTAGTTATTATAAGGAAATTTGTTTTCTAAAAATTCACGTTAAATCATCCTGCTGTGTACTGAGTATGTATATTCAATGTTTGCTATTATACTGTCCAATCTTATATGTAGTGTGCTTCATACTTTTATAAAGGTAATGGCTTAATGGTAAAGGTGTTAGGCTTACAATCTTAAAATTTggggtttgattcccagattaAGTGGCACATTGcctccttgagcaaggcacttcatttcacagtgttccagtctactcagttGAGTAGTAGTCCAGTGTTGGTGCAACCTCCTCTCCTGCTAATTGTCATACTTTGATTGTGTTGCTGGGTCCAGCATGAAAAGTCTCAGTGGGTATCTTATGTCTCATTGTGAAtgacatgttttgtttttataagcaCAGAGTATTACAATTTAAACTTTTGACAGTTCATCCTGTAAAATTTGATCTAATAATATTCAGCATGTATTAATAATATCcatgttatgtatacatatgagacTGAAATATGTTGAGTTCTTTGGTAATGAAGCAGTATAACAATACTAAGCTGAGACAGACAGAAATGTAGATCTCTGACAATAATTTATTTGGTGTTTAACATTAAAAAGGTTTTGAGGAAAAGAAGAATTCTTTCAtttctgatttttgtttttcagttgaTGGAAGCAAACTTTAATGTTGAAGAAATTCCCAGAAGCCATCAAGATGATTGCTATCACAGCTCTGATATTCATATAATGAGATTCATGAAGAAATCTAAATACTAAACATGTAAATTTCACTCTTTCGCTATTCAACTACACAAATACAAGTATTGCTGATGCGTTGTGAATATTTCATTGTTACACCACTTTGTGTATCTGGACCAGATCATATAAATGCCTTCCATGAAGGTGGATGTAAATTGCTGTTCTTTAacaatgcattttatttttaaatttcatttgttacTGGTACCATTAATTGTCACCAGCACCTTCCATGTCATTACACTTCACATTTTAAGAAACTTGAAAACTCAAATAATATTAACTTGAAATTCAAAAAGAGTTAAAAAAGatatttgcatttttcttttttctaattagCAGAGAGTTCTGAAGAGAAGAGTTTTGAATCATCTATCTAATGATGATGTACATTTACCAACAGAGAATAATATAGTTAAGATAAATATCAAATGCTGCCAAAGTTACTCAATGGGAGTACATAATAGCTATAACAAAATTTGAATTTCTAGTTTTCTGATAATTGATTGAGTGACAGATATAAGGCAAGTTATAACTAAAACTTTAtggcaaaatcatcatcatcatcatcgtttaacgtccgctttccatgctagcatgggttggacggttcaactgaggtctgggaagcccgaaagctgcaccaggccagtcagatctggcagtgtttctacagctggatgcccttcctaacgccaaccactccgtgagtgtagtgggtgctttttatgtgccaccgacacaggtgccggacgaggctggcgaacggccacgctcggatgatgttttttgtgccaccaacagatgtgccagacgaggctggcgaacggccatgctcggatggtgttttttacgtgccaccaacacggaggccaggcgaggctggcacggccacgattggatggtggtTGTTAcctgcccacagcacggaggccagtcgatgcggtactggctacggccacgttcggatggttttcttatgtgccaccggcactggtaccacaaaaatacaaattccattgatgttcatcgattttggtttgatttgatttgattttcacttgcctcaacaggtcttcacaagtagagttatgtgtcccaagaaggaaaggtatgcataagtggactggctacgtcccaggtaaaggccatgggttatggtctcacttgtcctgccaggtcttctcacgcacagcatacttccataggtctcggtctctagtcatttcctcggtgagacctaaacttcgaaggtcgtgcttcaccacctcatcccaggttttcctgggtctacctcttcctcagGTTCTCTCAACcatagaggccatgggttatggtctcacttatcctgccgggtcttctcacgcacagcatacttccataggtctcggtctctagtcatttcctcggtgagacctaaacttcgaag is part of the Octopus sinensis unplaced genomic scaffold, ASM634580v1 Contig19812, whole genome shotgun sequence genome and harbors:
- the LOC115232183 gene encoding protein-lysine methyltransferase METTL21D is translated as MTCHRLFDLQDIFSLNRAHVYITDLDSYVPLMQENINVNKEHTTGEIEAKTLNWENSNFSCPGLDYILVSDCIYYSQSVKPLVNTITRLSEPKTVVLCSYEERTTGKYPELQRDFFKLMEANFNVEEIPRSHQDDCYHSSDIHIMRFMKKSKY